The Leptidea sinapis chromosome Z, ilLepSina1.1, whole genome shotgun sequence genomic sequence tatttatgtaattaattattttaatatatgatatattttaatagcatttcaataatacacaatatattatgcTAAGAGATTCACGTTGCGTCTCAGTGATATAATCAAAGGATCAATAAACCGAGACTGTGTTATTGACAATGAAAGTGGGTCACTTTCAAGTTCAGTGCACCGTCTCTGGTCACACACACACCGACATCTTATAAGGGTCAAGGCTTCAaactatttatttgtttttatatattatgttatgcaTTATTTAATTGGGGAACAGTTGAACATGCATGTCAAGATACGTAGCCTAcgtaaaagttttgcgtaactttaaaaacaacatgttataaccaaaatattatgttaattgcttttcaaaatactcacctttacattttaaacaatttttctgAAGGCATATTTTCTACGTGCTAATTgtacgctatcactgcctcttcggaataggtaaaagtgaaacctctcatcaaatctttgattttggggaaaatacaaaaataacaggGTGCTAGTCGGGGCCATGTGCAGGATAGGTGACGAGAtatactttttcggaagctaaaaattacttagttttgttagccgTGTATGAAatagcgttgtcatgatgtaggagaatgcggctttttggtcgtctttcgcgttTTTGTTGTAACACCCTGGTTAAACAAATGGTAGACTACCACTccgcattaacactcttttgattttCAAGAGGTATTGTGCAGGTGGCACCCCTAGCTGAGAAAAAATGCGATCAAGTTTtaaccaacgtttctcgcctgcctcacttttattaatatatatatatagttattacaaaaatataacattcgaaattcataTAGTTGCGATTAGCTACAAGctcaaaacttttagtgtgccccatgtatttcTGATGATGACCGGAGAAACTCTTGTGGGAATGTGATGAAAACAGAAAGGGAGTATTATGAGAGAGCAGCACTCAACACTTGATGGACTCGTAATAAACCCCCATGACTAGGAAATTTTTCAAAAAGGTATGCAATTGTTAATCAATAATCTTCTTATCTCTGCTATCTTAAATAACttgaaaaaaagttaataataacaaaagtataacaTTTCGAAAAActactgaaatattttttttctaatgggGTCTTATTCTTCCAAGTGTCTAAATCATACCATTGTTAATtctattttgttaattaatattttattactgtaaacaaattattaaatgcaGTAAGTAGGTACACCATCATTTAGCGGCAGTTTGTACACAGGCTAACTCTTTACAGATCTTTTTCAGAAATACTATAAATATCTATAGATTTTGAGTTATTAAGAgatataaactttttaatgttaaataattgtaatagttctgaagtgttaagtttttcatgttttataaattgtcatttagTGTaccacaataaataaatattgtatttaaccacataactgctagtacttttatacttcAAGTTTTTACCTCTGACGTCACTGCGTGAGTGCaactcgttattttttattCGTTTTTCTGAACTGAATGAGCCATCGCTCATATTTTAAGGATCTACTGATTGACTAGTCTAAAGGTGCCTATAATTCACTTTATGAAATATTGTGGTGGATGTTGCAGGAGCTCAGCTGATATGCAGCAAATATTCCATATTTGGTAGAAGAAGTAATGAATTACGGAGTAAACTGTATTTCTTGGTGAAACTTATCTCCGAAACGTTGAATGGATAGAAAATATCCGCAAACATTTCGTATCGACGAAATATCCGCAAATGTACCAGGAGAACATGAATCAGAAGGAGATGCCTTTTAATTGCTAGTATCAATTTACAGCCGCACACACAGTAAAATCACTAGTCACACGTAGTACAACTCGATATTCATTGGTCAGATATGATTCATGTTTAATTTTAACGCCTTTTTAGGCAGATTCGCAGTTCGGACACAAATAACGACCAATGGCGTACGATTATCATGGCTATTGTATTATTACATAATCTTAACTAGTGATGTGGttgagaaataatttttatttccaaactTATTGGATAGagttgataaattaaaattattattgttagttgTAGAAATCAAATGTTcgttatttaacataaaatttattttcatataccaatatgaaaataaatattattataatcgttaaaattatatatacatcaaCTGGCAAcaactgtttataattatataattaaattatataattataaacagcttacttactgtaattatttaggttgtctggccacgcgtgtctgtcggcttaggttgttttgttctagacgaagctatcacgctcaaagtcacgcgtggcgagtgtaggtacctttattacatttggcttggcaccgacttcgaAGCTGTCATTATGtagcatatacaaataatagtattttattaataataaaggtaaagatttgcataagagatgtattaaattaaatttttagttatttcattctttcagtttttgaagtcagtttttataaacatagttttttttacgttttagtatcagttaataataatatataatcaacctgaatgaaaacaccaaaaaaaaagccgtacacagaaaacaattatgtcatccaagtagacgaaaattttcatataactgttcataaaatgaaaactagtgggtcaaactatgtaaaaattttatgggaccaaatggcatctatttcgcttAGAATAACgttaatcggatcataaatctcagagtaatcggtgtacaaacataaaaaaaatactgatcgaattaataacctcctcctttttgaagtcggttaaaaaattagattaaagaaatatattaacgGAACGCATGTGACTTTTTAAGGGaggtaaaataaaattcaaggtTGGACAAATATTGTCTTTACGGATGAAACATGTCTCAACGCTCACCGCATCGTATTCCGATTCTGGACACACAACACTGCTAAGCTATTTCAGTTGTTTCATTTGTATGCCAAAGAAAGTAAACTTTATATAATGTTCATATCATCGACCaataatcctttaaattttgttttccttttgtCCTTATTAAATAACAGTTATACCTAATTTACATATAAGCTTTTATATGTAGTAATCGTTATGTGTGGCACATCACTGGGGGGCGGTACCCGTGTATTAAGTGCGAtatgatttgtatgaaattttaactTAAACAAAGCGAAATTTCATAGGCTGTGTGTCAAGACGGCGTTCAGGTGGGAGttgtttattcatatttatcttattttgtGTGTGCCTCACACACAAAGGCGATTATATTTCCATCTCTTTCATGAGGTGTTTCGTTTAGTGATActacttatttaatttacatgtgCATTACAGCTGGCTCTTGTATTTTATGCGATCCTAGTAACTGAACGTCGTAATTTCATTCATGATCAGATGTTTGTTTACTCGAGTACGCATGTGACACCACAGCTGATCAACAGCTGATCGTAAGATGTTAGGTATATTAGAATAATCGTGCAAACATTTTATAAGAATATAGATGTTTGATTTCGAGTCATGACCTGACatccatggatgtttatttgcatctatgtatatttaagtaagtatatcgtattaaatataactaGGGTAATCTTGTAACCTATAAGCACAGGCTTACGAGTAGATTGacgaaagataatttgtgtaaaagtgtgtcaatattattattaatctaccTAGTCTTGACATGAatacagaaagaaaaaataaaaatgtattgcaAATAAAACTTTACATCGTGTtggtttaatacacaaatataaaacaatttaaaaatataaaagcttaTTCACATTGTTCTCCATTGAGTGAAATACAGTTCTTTATACGTTGAAgtcagttatcaatagaagaaCGCACTCTTTTCACAGAAAAATACTTCAGTGCCAATCGTACGGTTTATTTTAGAGGACCAGCCCAGGCGCCGCCCGACTCAGGGCACTACGTCACGGACGTATATTCCCGCTCCGCCACCGCAATTCAATGTGTGATCCAGGTCACCACCAACGGTCGTTACAACCAAGGTAGCCCCGGTCACGCCTACTGCGTTTGTCGCGGCCCCTGCGCCTGTCGCGGCCCCTGCGCCTGTCGCGGCCCCTGCGCCTGTCGCGGCCCCTGCGCCTGTCGCGGCCCCTGCGCCTGTCGCGGCCCCTGCGCCTGTCGCGGCCCCTGCGCCTGTCGCGGCCCCTGCGCCTGTCGCGGCCGCTGCGCCTGTCGCGGCCCCTGCGCCTGTCGCGGCCCCTGCGCCTTACAGGCCACCGTTGGCCTCCTGCCCGGCGGCACCGGCCCTGCGGCCGAGGCATGCCGTGCCCGCGCCACGTCAAAACGGCGCCGCTACCGATATAGTGTTTAGGTGCAATCTCGCCCGACATATAAACATCGCGGAGCTGCAAGCCCTCTCCCGCAAGATCAGGGAAGTTATGAGCGACGCTCAAGCCGTTCTCGAACTAATGTGTAAGAACATCGACATGTTCACAGCGTTGTCCGACTTTCCGTATCGTAAATAACATTCGCGATGGCTAACAGCGGATGGCTTAAGCCTCACAAGCTCCGTATAGCGTACTTTAACGCTTACGGACTCAAACCGCAACTAGACTTGGTCAGGGATTTCGTTATCGAACATCAGTTAGACCTTCTGTTGGTTCAGGAGACGCTCCTGGAACCGAACGTTCGCGATCCACGTATCGCAAATTACAATCTAGTTAGAAATGATCGTGCCACGCAGCGCGGTGGTGGTACCCTCATATACTTCAGGAGGTCCCTTCACTTTATTCCTATCGATCCTCCAGCGCTCACCAACATTGAGGCGTccgccatccgagtcagtatggcgaatcaccagccaaTGACTGTGATATCAGCTATCAATTATCAGATATCAATTctttactcggccacggggctgctgttattgtaggtggcgatcttaacgccaaacacgcCAGCTGCAACAGCAGATTTCCTTACAGAAACGGCAGACTGCTAGACTCACTGACAGACACACTACACTTCTCGGTAAAGGCTCCCTCCGAGCCAACTCGATTCCTACATAACGTAGAACACAGACCCGACATACTTGATgttgctttatttaaaaatgtaacacttaaTGTAAATTCAATAGAAGTAGTTCACGATCTAGACTCAGACCACCGGCCGGTCATTGTAAACCTAGGCCCGCCCGTTAATTACCAGCCACCCACTCacacagtgatcgactggcaacggttgGAGAAGGAACTCGAGACCACAACGTCCGAGCACCTGGATTCAATACCTGACGTCATTGACTCGGTTGACGTAGCCCAGGGTGCTATCTCCTGTGTGACAACAA encodes the following:
- the LOC126978898 gene encoding nematocyst expressed protein 3-like, with product MSTARSPVSAPVSTSQLLARRLRRPLRRCATCCYERSPPTVVTTKVAPVTPTAFVAAPAPVAAPAPVAAPAPVAAPAPVAAPAPVAAPAPVAAPAPVAAPAPVAAAAPVAAPAPVAAPAPYRPPLASCPAAPALRPRHAVPAPRQNGAATDIVFRCNLARHINIAELQALSRKIREVMSDAQAVLELMCKNIDMFTALSDFPYRK